GCCTATTCAGCTATGTACAAAGCAATGACTTTATTTTATTGAGAGACAGCTCTGTCAGGTTTCCagaacaaaagatttttttttaactgcttctGGAAtttaatacctttttaaaaaacaaaacagatcctgaaaacaaaattaattaggtttcattttaataaatgggAGGAGAAAAACACAGCAATGCATGTGTGTATCTGtgtaattttatctttcttttggtgTATTTGTTTACAAAATTATTGCACTTCCTTTGTTAAAAAACTCAAACATTGTAGAGCTATAtaatgttgaaagtgaaagtccCCCAAATGTTCCCCTCCTCAGAGTTATCTTcatagttttctcatttcttcagaGATAACCACTAATTTGGTAAGCATTCTAACAGAATGTTTTTTGTCCCATGCATATAAACAtctttatatatgtttgtgtgcacacacaaatgcaaaaatactATACATACGGTTTATTGgcttgctttttttcacttaattaaATCTTTTAGATTTTTCCATATCCATAGTctactttaatatttctttaccCTTATTTATGCTAACTCTCAAAACCTCTGTTTTAGGAAGACACTCCAGAGCAGCATGAAGGACTAAACAAAGGTAATAAAAATGtggcttcctttttaaaagagaagctcAATAGTGAAATAACTGCACATAAAAGAGAATCAAAGAGCAGCGACAGTGTCCAAGAACCAGACAATGATGAGGAAAACGAAGATGAGGACGATGAAGAAGATGAGGAAGATGaggaagatgaagaagatgaggaagatgaggaagatgaggaagatgatgaaaatgatggagaagagaatgatggacaaacaaaaaaagaggaggaaggaaaagcaaAGGCGCAGATCAGAAATGGTGAGAGCAATTGCCCACAGATGACTAACAAAGcatttgaagaacagaaagagagaCCAGAGGCTCaagaaaaaagtgagagaaaaatatcaaaattagatCCTAAGAAGTTAGCTCTAGATACCAGTTTTTTGAAGGTAAGTGCAAGACCTTCCGGAAACCAAACAGACCTGGACGGAAGCTTGAGGCGAGTGAGACAGAATGACCCTGACCTGAAGGAACTCAACCTCAACAACATTGAAAACATCCCCAAGGAAATGCTCCTGGACTTTGTCAATGCCATGAAGAAAAACAAGCATGTCAAAACCTTAAGTTTAGCAAACGTGGGTGCAGATGAGAATATAGCTTTTGCTCTGGCTAACATGTTACGTGAAAATAGGAGTATTACCACTCTCAACATCGAGTCCAATTTCATCACGGGCAAAGGAATTGTGGCCATCATGAGGTGCCTCCAGTTCAATGAGACGCTCACCGAACTCCGGTTTCACAACCAGAGACACATGCTGGGCCATCAAGCCGAGATGGAAATCGCCAGGCTTTTGAAGGCAAACAGCACTCTCCTGAAGATGGGCTACCATTTTGAGCTCCCTGGTCCCAGAATGGTGGTAACCAATCTTCTCACCAGGAATCAGGACAAACAAAGGCAGAAAAGACAGGAAGAACAAAAACAGCAGCAACTGAAAGAACAGAGAAAGTTAATAGCCATGTTGGAGAACGGGTTGGGGTTGCCGCCTGGGATGTGGGAGAGGTTGGGAGGACCAATGCCCGACTCCAGGATGCAGGAGTTCCTCCAGCCTCCTGCCCGGCCTCCCAACCCCCAAGCAGTCCCGTTCAGCCTACGAAATGAAGAGACAAGAGAGGCACCTCAGCCTCCGCAGTACCGGACCGACCCTGACTCCTTCCGGATAGTGAAGCTCAAGAGGATCCGGCGCAAATCTCGGATGCCAGAAGCTAGAGAATCCCCCGAGAAAACCAACCTCAAAGACGTGATCCGAACGCTCAAACCGGTGCCGAGAAACAGGCCACCCCCCTTGGTGGAAATCACTCCCAGAGATCAGCTCTTGAACGACATTCGTCGCAGCAACGTTGCCTATCTGAAACCCGTAAGtagaaggagggagaaatgatgagCAAGCACTACGCGTAAATGTAATCCAACTCTAATCCCTGTTAGTTTCATCTAAGGAGATGCTAATCAGTACCAACTGGGGAAGCCAGTAAGAGTTACCAGCAGATCTAAATTGCTGCCATCcgtttattgagtacttattacAGGCTGGATTCATtatataaatttttcattatttacataaattcattatgtttattatataaataaattcatataacCATCTTAACAGCCCTataaggtaggtactattatttcccccattttataaaAAGCTGCCATTGAAAGCCAGTTCTGTGTTCATGGCCAAGCTTTTTCCATCAGGCTGTTGTGAATTCCTCAAGAGGATATTTGTAGTAACACTGGTCTGACAGTCAGAGTTCGGGAGGAGCCTACTGTAAGGAATAGAATAGAAGGAGGCTTCATTAGACCAGTCAGTTGTAGACAACTGAGTGCTTGCT
This portion of the Tamandua tetradactyla isolate mTamTet1 chromosome 15, mTamTet1.pri, whole genome shotgun sequence genome encodes:
- the LMOD3 gene encoding leiomodin-3, which gives rise to MSKHSKNSDQEELSDEEINEDELLANLSPEELKELQSEMEVMAPDPRLPVGMIQKDQTEKPPTGTFDHRSLVDYMYWQKASRRMLEDERVPVTFVPSEEDTPEQHEGLNKGNKNVASFLKEKLNSEITAHKRESKSSDSVQEPDNDEENEDEDDEEDEEDEEDEEDEEDEEDEEDDENDGEENDGQTKKEEEGKAKAQIRNGESNCPQMTNKAFEEQKERPEAQEKSERKISKLDPKKLALDTSFLKVSARPSGNQTDLDGSLRRVRQNDPDLKELNLNNIENIPKEMLLDFVNAMKKNKHVKTLSLANVGADENIAFALANMLRENRSITTLNIESNFITGKGIVAIMRCLQFNETLTELRFHNQRHMLGHQAEMEIARLLKANSTLLKMGYHFELPGPRMVVTNLLTRNQDKQRQKRQEEQKQQQLKEQRKLIAMLENGLGLPPGMWERLGGPMPDSRMQEFLQPPARPPNPQAVPFSLRNEETREAPQPPQYRTDPDSFRIVKLKRIRRKSRMPEARESPEKTNLKDVIRTLKPVPRNRPPPLVEITPRDQLLNDIRRSNVAYLKPVQVPKELA